The Chromatiales bacterium DNA segment CGGCCTGCTGGTCGCCTTGGGCGATGCGGGCCTCCTGATCCCGGGCCGCCATGCGCGCAGTGACGAGTTCCTGTTGTGCAGCACTCAGGCTGACCTCAAGCTCGGCGATCCGCCCACGCAGCCCTGCGAGTTCCCGTTCTCCAGCGGTTACCTCGGCACGCAGGCGATCGGCTTCGACCGCTGCCGACCGGTCGCGCGCATCCGCGGCCTTGCTCGCCGCGGCCAGCGCCGTCTGCGCGTCCGCGGCGGCCACTTCGGCCGCAGCGATGCGCTCGCGACCGGATGCGACCGTCTCGCGCAGCCGACGGAGCTGATCGGCGTCGGCCGAGCGCGCCGCGTCCGCTGCCTCGGCGCCAGCCTTCGCTCGGGCCCGCTCGGCCTCAAGCTCGCGTTCGAGCGCGGCGCCCCTGCCGGCCTGTTCCGCCAGCTGTCGCTGAAGTTCCTCCACGCGTGCCTCGGCCGCGGCACGCTGGGCGTCCAGCGCCTGGGTGCGCTGCTCCAGGCGGGCGATGCGCGCGGAGGTCTCATCCAGTGCCGTGGCGGCGCTCTGCGAGCGCTGTTGCGCGGCGGCGAACTCGGCGCGCGAGCTGGCCAGCGCGGTCTCCAGTTCGGCCCGCTGCGCGGCCGCCTGGTTCGCCGCATTGCCGGCGGCATCCTGTGCGGACGTCAGGCGCCCGGTCAGTGCGTCGATCTGGCTGCCCAGCTCGTTCTGCGTCGCCAGCGCCGCCTCGCGGGCGGCCGTGGCCTCGGCGAGCTGCGCCTTGAGTTCGGCGATTGCGCTCTGCGCGTCGGCAACGATCGCGCGCAGCTGATCGAGTTCGGTGCGGCTTTTCGTCAGTTCCTGCTCGATGGCCGAGCAGTCCGGGCCGGCCGCGACGCGCTCAGGCGTGCGGTGACATCCACCTGCGCGTGGCGCGACGCGATCCTCGAACACCATCGGCGGCGGGGGCGGCATGAGCACGATGCCCGGATCGATCATCGGCGGCGGCACATAGCGTGGCGGCGGGGGTGGCAGCGGTGGGCCGCCCCAGGGCATCTGCGCTGAAGCCAGCAGCGGCACGAACAGTGCAACTGCCACTGTGATTGTCGATCCACGTCGTTTCGGCATGCGGCCTCCCGGTTCGGCGGCACCGCTTGTCGGGGCGCCGTGTAAACGAATCATCATCAGAAACCTGTCTGCACCCGACCGTGGATCACGGCCCTGGGCACACGCAAGGGTCGGGTATTATAGGGGCTCGTGTCCTGCCCTCCACCCCGTGGGCAGGGCATCAATCACCGGAAATTTTCAGGATTTTTCAATCATGCGCGCGCTGGTACTGGTCGCTCACGGATCACGCCGCGGGGCATCCAACGACGAGGTGCGTGAGCTGGCCGCGCGACTCGCCGCACAGGCCGGTGCACGTTTCGAACTGGTGCGCGCGGCGTTTCTGGAACTGGCCGAGCCATCGATCCCGGACGGCATCACGCAGTGCGTGCGCGACGGCGCAGGCGAGGTTGTCGTGCTGCCGTATTTCTTGTCCGCCGGACGCCATGTCGCAACCGACATTCCCGCAGCGGTGGACGAGGCAAGGGCCGCAAACCCCGACGCAGACATTCGACTTGCGCCGTACCTGGGCCAGTCGGCCGTATTGGCGACCGCGCTGCTGGAACTGGCGGGATAGCAGCCGGCCCGAAGCGAAACCTGGGTTGACCGGAAACTCAGCTCGAATCGGAATCCAGATCGCGTCCGACCGCGCGATGACCAATGTCGGTGCGGTAATAGACCTCGTCCCAGCGGATCGTCGCGACGCGTTCGTAGGCGGCGACGCGCGCATCCAGGATGCGCTCGCCGAGGGCGGTCACACACAGCACACGGCCACCCGCGGTCAGCACCTGGCCGTTGTCGAGCCGCGTACCGGCGTGGAACACCTTGACGCCCGGGCTTTCGGCCTCGTCCAGCCCGGTGATCGGCGCGCCGCTGCGATAGCGTCCGGGGTAGCCGCCCGCGGCCATCACCACACCCAGCGCCGCGCGTGAATCCCAGCGCGCCTCGACCTGGTCGAGCCGCCCTTCGGTGGCGGCCACGCACAGCTCGATGAGATCGGACTTCAGCCGCATCATGATCGGCTGCGTTTCCGGGTCGCCGAACCGGCAGTTGAACTCAAGCACCTTCGGCACGCCGGCCGCATCGATCATCAGGCCGGCATACAGGAACCCGGTGTACGGTCGACCCTCCGCGGCCATGCCCGCGACGGTCGGCAGCATGACCTCGCGCATGACACGGTCGTGCATCTCGGCGGTGACGACGGGCGCCGGCGAATACGCGCCCATGCCGCCGGTGTTCGGCCCGCGATCGCCGTCGTCGCGTGCCTTGTGATCCTGCGAACTCGCCATTGCCAGGACATGCTCGCCGTCGACCATGACGATGAAGCTGGCTTCCTCGCCGCGCAGGAACTCTTCGATGACGACGCGCTGTCCAGCCGCGCCGAACGCGCCGCCGTCGAGCATGTCGCGCACCGTGTCCGACGCAACCGCAGGCGACTCGGCAATCACGACACCCTTGCCGGCGGCCAGCCCGTCGGCCTTGATCACGACCGGGAACCGCTGATTTTTAAGATAGGCCAGCGCGGGCCCGACCTCCGTGAAGCTCGCATAGGCGGCCGTGGGAATCTTGTGCCGTGCCAGGAAATCCTTCGAATAGGTCTTCGAGCCCTCGAGTTCAGCCGCGGCCGCCGTCGGACCGAACACCCGCAGCCCCGCTTCGCGGAACCGGTCGACGATGCCGATCACCAGTGGCGCTTCCGGCCCGACGATGGTCAGGCCCACCGCCTTCTCGCGCGCGAACGCGACCAGCGCATCGAGGTCGTCCGCGTCGATCGGGACATTCGTCAGGCGCGGTTCGAGCGCGGTCCCGGCGTTGCCCGGCGAGACATACACCGCCTCGGCCTGCGGCGACTGCGCGACGCGCCATGCCAGCGCGTGCTCGCGTCCGCCACCACCGACGATCAGCACATTCATCGCCGTCAGTGCCGGAAGTGGCGCATGCCGGTGAACACCATCGCCATGCCGTGTTCGTTGGCGGCCGTGACGACTTCCTCATCGCGCATGGAACCACCGGGCTGAATCACCGCGACGATGCCAGCGGCCGCGGCCTGGTCGATCCCGTCGCGAAAGGGAAAGAACGCATCGGAGGCCATGACGGCACCCTTCACTTCGAGCCCGGCGTGTTCGGCCTTGATTGCGGCGATGCGCGCGCTGTTGACGCGACTCATCTGGCCGGCGCCAACCCCGATCGTGCGTCGACCCTTCGCATAGACGATGGCGTTGGATTTGACGAATTTGGCGACCTTCCAGGCGAAGACCAGATCAACGGCCTCGTCCTTGGTTGGTGCGCGATCGGTCGCCGTGCGCAGACTCTCGCACAGCGAAAGATCGGCGTCCTGAACCAGCAGCCCGCCGTTGACGCGTTTGAAATCCAGCCGTGCGAGCGACTCGGTCCATTCCCCGGTTTCCAGCAGGCGCACGTTCTTCTTCGCGGCGACGGCCGCGACGGCGCCGGGTTCGATCGCCGGTGCGATGATGACCTCGACGAACTGCCGCTCGACGATCGCCTTCGCGGTGGCTTCATCCAGCGGCCGGTTGAACGCGATGATCCCGCCGAAGGCCGATTCCGGATCGGTTTCGAACGCCAGATCGTAGGCCCTGGCGATTTCGTCGGCCTCCGCGACTCCGCATGGATTGGCGTGTTTCACGATCACGCAGCACGGGCTCTCGAACTGCTTCACGCATTCGAGTGCGGCATCGGCGTCGGCGATGTTGTTGTAGGAGAGTTCCTTGCCCTGCAGCTGGCGTGCGGTTGCGATGCCGATCTCGGCCGGACTGTGTTCCCGATAGAACGCCGCGCCCTGATGCGGATTCTCGCCATAGCGCATCGGCTGGACGCGGACATACTGCAACGACAGGGTGCGCGGCAGATTGGTTGCCGGGGCCTTCCCGTCGTCGAGCGAGCCGAGCCAGTTTGCGATCGCGCCGTCATAGCGCCCGGTGTGTTCGAACGCGCGTGTTGCGAGGTCCAGACGCAATGCGTCGTCCAGCGCACCAGCATGCGCATCCATTGAATCCAGCACGCGCGCGTAGTCGGATGGATCGACGACCACTCCGACGCTGGCATGGTTCTTCGCGGCCGCGCGCAGCAGGGTCGGCCCGCCGATGTCGATGTTCTCGATGGCATCGGCGAATTCGCACGCCGGATTCGCCACGGTGGATTCGAACGGATACAGGTTCACGACCACCAGATCGATCGGCGCAATGCCATGCTCGCGCATGACCGCATCGTCGATGCCGCGCCGCCCCAGAATCCCGCCATGCACGCGCGGATGCAGGGTCTTCACGCGACCGTCCATCATCTCGGGGAAGCCCGTGTGCTCGGAGACGTCGGTCACCTCGACGCCTGCTTCCCTCAGCAGACGCGCGGTGCCGCCGGTCGAGAGGATCGCCACGCCACGACCAGCCAGCGCTTGCGCGAAGTCGGCGATCCCGGTCTTGTCCGATACGCTGATG contains these protein-coding regions:
- a CDS encoding OmpA family protein, with the translated sequence MAVALFVPLLASAQMPWGGPPLPPPPPRYVPPPMIDPGIVLMPPPPPMVFEDRVAPRAGGCHRTPERVAAGPDCSAIEQELTKSRTELDQLRAIVADAQSAIAELKAQLAEATAAREAALATQNELGSQIDALTGRLTSAQDAAGNAANQAAAQRAELETALASSRAEFAAAQQRSQSAATALDETSARIARLEQRTQALDAQRAAAEARVEELQRQLAEQAGRGAALERELEAERARAKAGAEAADAARSADADQLRRLRETVASGRERIAAAEVAAADAQTALAAASKAADARDRSAAVEADRLRAEVTAGERELAGLRGRIAELEVSLSAAQQELVTARMAARDQEARIAQGDQQAAACAAEFAASRAAQGARIAELETQLADCAGIRVEREALANQLAALEAATRDSDGDGVVDAEDRCAETVAGASVLANGCEPDADTDGVADRADLCPATPAGLAVGATGCPDNAAIALEGVQFKTDSAVLREESRAILDQVAATLNIHATLKLEVAGHTDAAGDDGYNLRLSQRRAEAVREYLIEHGVAGERLGARGYGETEPVADNADAAGRAANRRVELRRVE
- a CDS encoding CbiX/SirB N-terminal domain-containing protein; translation: MRALVLVAHGSRRGASNDEVRELAARLAAQAGARFELVRAAFLELAEPSIPDGITQCVRDGAGEVVVLPYFLSAGRHVATDIPAAVDEARAANPDADIRLAPYLGQSAVLATALLELAG
- the purD gene encoding phosphoribosylamine--glycine ligase; translation: MNVLIVGGGGREHALAWRVAQSPQAEAVYVSPGNAGTALEPRLTNVPIDADDLDALVAFAREKAVGLTIVGPEAPLVIGIVDRFREAGLRVFGPTAAAAELEGSKTYSKDFLARHKIPTAAYASFTEVGPALAYLKNQRFPVVIKADGLAAGKGVVIAESPAVASDTVRDMLDGGAFGAAGQRVVIEEFLRGEEASFIVMVDGEHVLAMASSQDHKARDDGDRGPNTGGMGAYSPAPVVTAEMHDRVMREVMLPTVAGMAAEGRPYTGFLYAGLMIDAAGVPKVLEFNCRFGDPETQPIMMRLKSDLIELCVAATEGRLDQVEARWDSRAALGVVMAAGGYPGRYRSGAPITGLDEAESPGVKVFHAGTRLDNGQVLTAGGRVLCVTALGERILDARVAAYERVATIRWDEVYYRTDIGHRAVGRDLDSDSS
- the purH gene encoding bifunctional phosphoribosylaminoimidazolecarboxamide formyltransferase/IMP cyclohydrolase; the encoded protein is MNRIQRALISVSDKTGIADFAQALAGRGVAILSTGGTARLLREAGVEVTDVSEHTGFPEMMDGRVKTLHPRVHGGILGRRGIDDAVMREHGIAPIDLVVVNLYPFESTVANPACEFADAIENIDIGGPTLLRAAAKNHASVGVVVDPSDYARVLDSMDAHAGALDDALRLDLATRAFEHTGRYDGAIANWLGSLDDGKAPATNLPRTLSLQYVRVQPMRYGENPHQGAAFYREHSPAEIGIATARQLQGKELSYNNIADADAALECVKQFESPCCVIVKHANPCGVAEADEIARAYDLAFETDPESAFGGIIAFNRPLDEATAKAIVERQFVEVIIAPAIEPGAVAAVAAKKNVRLLETGEWTESLARLDFKRVNGGLLVQDADLSLCESLRTATDRAPTKDEAVDLVFAWKVAKFVKSNAIVYAKGRRTIGVGAGQMSRVNSARIAAIKAEHAGLEVKGAVMASDAFFPFRDGIDQAAAAGIVAVIQPGGSMRDEEVVTAANEHGMAMVFTGMRHFRH